A DNA window from Candidatus Sulfotelmatobacter sp. contains the following coding sequences:
- a CDS encoding phosphoribosylanthranilate isomerase, which translates to MRTRIKICGCTSVAEALLAVDAGADAVGVLLAEESPRRVSMHVLHEIAAAIPALTALVAVFVDPPSGLVDEALKVGATPQFHGFESAETCEVFAAGPYLKAYHLRPDRIPSGPEFAAFARPFAHATWLFDTAGADGRSGGTGRVFDWRAARQLAGERRFVVSGGLTPANVGECVRLVRPYAVDVRSGVETDGAKDPDKIRAFVRAVREADLSEKDVMR; encoded by the coding sequence GTGCGCACCCGGATCAAGATCTGCGGCTGCACCAGCGTCGCCGAAGCGCTGCTGGCGGTCGACGCCGGCGCCGACGCGGTCGGCGTGCTGCTGGCCGAAGAGTCGCCGCGGCGCGTGTCGATGCACGTGCTGCACGAGATCGCGGCCGCCATTCCCGCGTTGACCGCGCTGGTCGCGGTGTTCGTCGACCCGCCCTCGGGGCTGGTCGACGAAGCGCTCAAGGTCGGTGCGACGCCGCAGTTCCACGGCTTCGAGAGCGCCGAGACGTGCGAGGTCTTCGCCGCCGGGCCGTACCTCAAGGCCTATCACCTGCGCCCCGACCGCATCCCCAGCGGTCCCGAGTTCGCCGCGTTCGCGCGACCGTTCGCGCACGCGACGTGGCTGTTCGACACCGCCGGCGCCGACGGCCGCAGCGGTGGGACCGGTCGCGTCTTCGACTGGCGTGCGGCACGGCAGCTGGCCGGCGAGCGGCGCTTCGTGGTGAGCGGGGGCTTGACGCCGGCCAACGTCGGCGAGTGCGTGCGCTTGGTCCGGCCGTATGCGGTAGACGTGCGCAGCGGCGTCGAAACCGACGGCGCGAAGGATCCCGACAAGATCCGCGCCTTCGTCCGAGCGGTGCGCGAAGCCGACCTGAGCGAAAAAGACGTGATGAGATGA
- a CDS encoding ABC transporter ATP-binding protein: MSTPLRIAGVGMRFGGLWALNEVSFTVEPGTIVGLIGPNGSGKTTLMNVISGVFKPTKGDVFYGERRIADVPTHAICRLGIARTFQIVKPFAALTVRENVAVGAMYGRDGAKRSTRASFARADELLETVGLARVAGRPASELTIPDRKRLEVAKALALDPELLLLDEVMAGLNATEVDEALDLLRRVHARGVTLIVVEHLMKAIVSISQRVVVLAEGKKIAEGSPSEVLSAPNVIEAYLGSRWAKRQAELRAIDDERRVALEVEPPEDA; this comes from the coding sequence ATGAGCACGCCGCTGCGGATCGCGGGCGTCGGCATGCGCTTCGGCGGCTTGTGGGCGCTCAACGAGGTGAGCTTCACCGTCGAGCCGGGAACGATCGTCGGGCTGATCGGTCCCAACGGTTCCGGCAAGACGACGCTGATGAACGTGATCAGCGGCGTTTTCAAGCCGACCAAAGGTGACGTCTTCTACGGCGAGCGCCGCATCGCCGACGTGCCGACCCACGCCATCTGTCGCTTGGGGATCGCGCGCACGTTCCAGATCGTCAAGCCGTTCGCGGCGCTGACGGTGCGCGAGAACGTCGCGGTCGGCGCGATGTACGGCCGCGACGGTGCCAAACGTTCGACCCGCGCGTCGTTCGCGCGCGCCGACGAGCTGCTCGAGACCGTCGGTCTGGCGCGCGTCGCCGGCCGACCCGCCAGCGAGCTGACGATTCCGGACCGCAAACGGCTCGAGGTCGCCAAGGCCCTGGCGCTCGACCCCGAGTTGCTGCTGCTCGACGAGGTGATGGCCGGCCTGAACGCGACCGAGGTCGACGAGGCGCTCGACCTGCTGCGCCGCGTGCACGCGCGCGGCGTCACGCTGATCGTCGTCGAGCACCTGATGAAGGCGATCGTCTCGATCTCGCAGCGCGTGGTCGTGTTGGCGGAAGGGAAGAAGATCGCGGAGGGCTCGCCGTCCGAGGTGCTCAGCGCGCCCAACGTGATCGAGGCCTATCTCGGCTCGCGCTGGGCCAAGCGCCAAGCGGAGCTCCGAGCGATCGACGACGAGCGCCGGGTGGCGCTCGAGGTCGAGCCGCCGGAGGACGCATGA
- a CDS encoding chorismate-binding protein produces MLTTSDDPLSLTSVTRSFIADSITPISAYLALAQPGRSCLLESVEGTERISRFSFIGLDYLDVLSVDRDAAMLDRIRTMIGRYRLDRTDLPFPGGAVWAFTYDAARVLEPIGEAPPPDVRFGDALVLIPGTWVVFDHFTHRVSLIGLCAEADRASVEARLDAYVARLLDQRPTIPGAVRADGPVTASMDEPTFLARVAQAKEFIREGEAYQLQVGIRFSCPLAGTAFDFYRQIRARNPSPYMFFIEHDGRAVFGASPEFLVRLDGRDARIRPLAGTRPRGADEASDQRIADELLEDPKERAEHVMLVDLARNDLGAVCATGTVHVDELMVIERYSHVMHIVSNVVGELRRDKDALDLFAASFPAGTVTGAPKIRAMQLIDQLEPVARGFYAGSVGHIDFDGDMDSCIVLRSVAVANGRAYWQASAGIVTDSNPQAEYAEVHHKTGIVRAVLGIAP; encoded by the coding sequence ATGCTTACGACCTCGGACGACCCCCTCAGTCTGACCTCCGTCACGCGATCGTTCATCGCGGACAGCATCACGCCGATCTCCGCGTACCTCGCCCTGGCCCAGCCGGGGCGTTCGTGTTTGCTGGAGTCGGTCGAGGGGACGGAGCGGATCAGCCGCTTCTCGTTCATCGGGCTCGACTATCTCGACGTCCTGAGCGTGGACCGCGACGCGGCCATGCTCGACCGCATCCGCACGATGATCGGCCGGTACCGTCTCGATCGCACCGACCTGCCGTTCCCGGGCGGCGCGGTCTGGGCGTTCACCTACGACGCCGCGCGCGTGCTCGAACCGATCGGCGAGGCGCCGCCGCCCGACGTGCGCTTCGGCGACGCGCTGGTGCTCATCCCCGGCACCTGGGTCGTCTTCGATCACTTCACGCACCGCGTCTCGCTGATCGGCCTGTGCGCCGAGGCGGACCGCGCGTCGGTCGAAGCCCGGCTCGACGCGTACGTCGCGCGGCTGCTCGACCAGCGGCCGACGATTCCCGGCGCGGTACGAGCCGACGGTCCGGTGACGGCCTCGATGGACGAGCCGACCTTTCTGGCGCGCGTCGCGCAGGCGAAGGAGTTCATCCGCGAGGGTGAGGCCTACCAGCTGCAGGTGGGAATCCGCTTCTCGTGCCCGCTGGCGGGGACGGCGTTCGACTTCTACCGGCAGATTCGCGCCCGCAACCCCTCGCCGTACATGTTCTTCATCGAGCACGACGGACGCGCGGTGTTCGGCGCCTCACCGGAATTTCTGGTCCGGCTCGACGGGCGCGACGCGCGCATCCGGCCGCTGGCCGGGACGCGGCCGCGCGGCGCCGACGAGGCGAGCGACCAGCGCATCGCCGACGAGCTGCTCGAAGACCCCAAAGAGCGGGCCGAGCACGTCATGCTGGTCGACCTGGCGCGCAACGACTTGGGTGCGGTCTGCGCGACCGGCACCGTCCACGTCGACGAGCTGATGGTCATCGAGCGCTACTCGCACGTCATGCACATCGTCTCCAACGTCGTCGGCGAGCTGCGCCGCGACAAGGACGCGCTCGACCTGTTCGCGGCCTCGTTCCCGGCCGGCACGGTCACCGGCGCGCCGAAGATTCGCGCCATGCAGCTGATCGACCAGCTCGAGCCGGTCGCGCGCGGCTTCTACGCGGGCAGCGTAGGCCACATCGACTTCGACGGCGACATGGACTCGTGCATCGTGCTGCGCTCGGTGGCGGTCGCCAACGGACGGGCCTACTGGCAGGCCTCGGCCGGGATCGTCACCGACAGCAACCCGCAGGCCGAGTACGCCGAGGTCCACCACAAGACCGGCATCGTCCGCGCCGTCTTGGGCATCGCGCCATGA
- a CDS encoding branched-chain amino acid ABC transporter permease codes for MDGILAGGVLAIVAIGFSLVWGIMNIINLAHGAFVMLGAYVTYELYAVYHVDPFLSLPVSFVVLFAIGYAVQRWIINWVVRAPILTTFLLTFGLSLLIVNVALIIWTGDRRGIETAYSGTNFTLLGVTVPWVKLFTLVAALVITGALQLWLTRSKTGRAIRATAMDIGAAQLSGVRVARIYAIVFGLGAGLAGVAGTLIALSSSINPNMGDPFLISAFAVCVLGGLGSVQGALIGGLVYGVIQAVATSVQFTVGGQLISGSGLSDAVAFIVLLLVLIFRPTGIMGRAVA; via the coding sequence GTGGACGGGATCCTCGCGGGTGGGGTCCTGGCCATCGTCGCCATCGGATTCTCCCTGGTGTGGGGAATCATGAACATCATCAACCTCGCGCACGGCGCGTTCGTGATGCTCGGCGCCTACGTGACCTACGAGCTCTACGCGGTCTACCACGTCGACCCGTTCCTCTCGCTGCCGGTCTCCTTCGTGGTGCTGTTCGCGATCGGCTACGCCGTGCAGCGCTGGATCATCAACTGGGTCGTGCGCGCACCGATCCTGACGACCTTCCTGCTCACCTTCGGACTCTCGCTGCTGATCGTCAACGTCGCGCTCATCATCTGGACCGGCGACCGCCGCGGCATCGAGACCGCGTATAGCGGCACCAACTTCACGCTGCTCGGCGTGACGGTGCCGTGGGTCAAGCTGTTCACGCTGGTCGCGGCGCTGGTCATCACCGGCGCGCTGCAGCTGTGGCTGACCCGCTCGAAGACCGGCCGCGCGATTCGCGCCACCGCGATGGACATCGGCGCGGCGCAGCTCAGCGGGGTGCGGGTGGCGCGTATCTACGCGATCGTGTTCGGCTTGGGCGCGGGTCTGGCCGGCGTCGCCGGCACGCTGATCGCGCTCTCCTCGTCGATCAACCCCAACATGGGCGACCCGTTCCTCATCTCGGCCTTCGCGGTCTGTGTGCTGGGCGGGCTGGGTTCGGTGCAAGGCGCGCTGATCGGCGGTCTGGTCTACGGGGTCATCCAGGCGGTAGCGACCTCGGTGCAGTTCACCGTCGGCGGTCAGCTGATCAGCGGCTCGGGGCTCTCCGACGCCGTCGCCTTCATCGTGCTGCTGCTGGTGCTGATCTTCCGCCCGACCGGTATCATGGGACGCGCGGTCGCGTGA
- a CDS encoding branched-chain amino acid ABC transporter permease, with amino-acid sequence MNAALRSLGLSGITGNPVAFAVALALMALLLFVPAAHNDYFNLVFRNILMYAAMAYGWNLIGGYTGYVSFGNVAFFGIGCYCSGVLSTHGVDSLLADVALAVAVNALFANLLGRVVLRLRGPYFGIATLGIGVAVAEIIANLDALGGTSGLALHQVDEAHFGVYYYAMWLVALASMLGTFFITRSKVGYAFVAVRENEDAAAALGIPATKYKIRAWMLGAMMGAAAGAVFAPANGFIDPSITFSPDSNVFPIVMTILGGIGTVAGPFIGALILAGVNELLQRYIVNAHTLFFGTMIVLVVLLLPRGLVWLFGLRGGVRAWLRSLTAYRA; translated from the coding sequence GTGAACGCGGCGCTGCGCAGCCTGGGCCTGAGCGGCATCACCGGCAACCCGGTCGCGTTCGCGGTCGCGCTGGCGCTGATGGCGCTCTTGCTGTTCGTGCCGGCGGCGCACAACGACTACTTCAACCTGGTCTTCCGCAACATCCTGATGTACGCCGCGATGGCGTACGGCTGGAATCTGATCGGCGGCTATACCGGCTACGTCTCGTTCGGCAACGTGGCGTTCTTCGGCATCGGCTGTTACTGCTCGGGCGTGCTCTCGACCCACGGTGTCGACAGCCTGCTGGCCGACGTCGCGCTGGCGGTCGCCGTCAACGCGCTCTTCGCCAACCTGCTCGGGCGCGTCGTGCTGCGGCTGCGCGGCCCCTATTTCGGCATCGCGACGCTGGGTATCGGCGTCGCCGTCGCCGAGATCATCGCCAACCTGGACGCGCTGGGCGGTACGAGCGGCCTGGCGCTGCACCAAGTCGACGAGGCGCACTTCGGCGTCTACTACTACGCGATGTGGCTGGTCGCGCTGGCTTCGATGCTGGGCACGTTCTTCATCACGCGCTCGAAGGTGGGCTACGCGTTCGTCGCCGTGCGCGAGAACGAGGACGCGGCGGCCGCGCTGGGCATCCCGGCCACCAAGTACAAGATCCGCGCCTGGATGCTGGGCGCGATGATGGGCGCCGCAGCTGGTGCGGTCTTCGCCCCCGCCAACGGGTTCATCGACCCCTCGATCACCTTCTCGCCCGACTCCAACGTGTTCCCGATCGTGATGACGATCTTGGGCGGGATCGGCACCGTCGCCGGCCCGTTCATCGGCGCGCTGATCCTGGCCGGCGTCAACGAGCTCTTGCAACGCTACATCGTCAACGCGCACACGCTGTTCTTCGGAACGATGATCGTGCTGGTCGTGCTGCTGCTGCCGCGCGGCCTGGTCTGGCTGTTCGGCTTGCGCGGCGGCGTACGGGCCTGGCTGCGCAGCCTGACGGCGTATCGCGCATGA
- the trpD gene encoding anthranilate phosphoribosyltransferase — translation MSDYPALLRRLIAGEDLSAAEMAETVGGIMDETISSVRAAALLAALAAKGETVDEVVGAARAMRARSMRVEHGLPYVLDIVGTGGDGAHTINISTTAAFVVAGCGVPVAKHGNRAASSLCGSADVLEALGVRLNRSPQQTALALREDGIAFLFAQHHHPAMRAVAPVRRELGVRTVFNVLGPLTNPAGAQRQVVGVARAEHVELIADALRALGAQAAAVIHGEDGLDEISGEAPTTVVQFDRNGQRRWTLDPGRHGVHTPRAAIIGGDARTNAAALVAILEGERSARADLVVLNAALALVVAGEAIDIDDGMVRARTAIERGRARAALDALRRERETELV, via the coding sequence GTGAGCGACTATCCCGCGCTGCTGCGCCGCCTGATCGCCGGCGAAGACCTGAGCGCGGCCGAGATGGCCGAGACGGTCGGCGGCATCATGGACGAGACGATCTCGTCGGTGCGCGCCGCCGCGCTGCTGGCCGCGCTGGCCGCCAAGGGCGAGACGGTCGACGAAGTGGTCGGCGCGGCGCGCGCGATGCGCGCGCGCAGCATGCGGGTCGAGCACGGCTTGCCGTACGTGCTCGACATCGTCGGGACCGGCGGCGACGGCGCGCACACGATCAACATCTCGACCACGGCCGCCTTCGTGGTCGCCGGCTGCGGCGTTCCCGTCGCCAAGCACGGGAACCGGGCGGCGTCGAGCCTGTGCGGCAGCGCCGACGTCCTCGAAGCGTTGGGCGTGCGTCTCAACCGCAGCCCGCAGCAGACGGCACTTGCGCTGCGCGAGGACGGAATCGCGTTCTTGTTCGCGCAGCACCACCATCCGGCGATGCGCGCGGTCGCGCCGGTGCGACGCGAGTTGGGCGTGCGCACGGTCTTCAACGTGCTCGGGCCACTCACCAACCCCGCCGGCGCGCAGCGCCAGGTGGTCGGCGTCGCGCGCGCCGAGCACGTCGAGCTGATCGCCGACGCGCTGCGGGCGCTGGGCGCGCAAGCGGCCGCGGTGATCCACGGGGAGGACGGGCTCGACGAGATCTCCGGCGAGGCGCCGACGACGGTCGTCCAGTTCGACCGCAACGGCCAGCGCCGCTGGACGCTCGACCCCGGCCGCCACGGCGTCCACACCCCGCGCGCCGCGATCATCGGCGGCGACGCGCGCACCAACGCCGCCGCGCTGGTGGCGATCCTCGAGGGCGAGCGCAGCGCTCGCGCCGACCTGGTGGTCCTCAACGCCGCGCTCGCGCTCGTCGTCGCGGGCGAGGCGATCGACATCGACGACGGGATGGTGCGCGCACGCACGGCCATCGAACGAGGCCGCGCCCGCGCGGCGCTGGACGCGCTGCGCCGGGAGCGCGAGACGGAGTTGGTATGA
- a CDS encoding aminodeoxychorismate/anthranilate synthase component II, translating into MTKILLIDNYDSFSWNLAHLFGGLAGVEVEVIRNDDPRLDDGVTARYDGVVIGPGPGRPADAGRTPAIVREAAREARPLFGVCLGLQAIGEAFGGRVVHAPRQMHGKVSEITHDGRGVFAGLPSPFSATRYHSLVVDHDGFPAVLRANAVSEDAVIQGLEHRELPIAAVQFHPESVLTVQGRALAENVVRTMRARQLA; encoded by the coding sequence ATGACCAAGATACTACTCATCGACAACTACGACTCGTTCAGCTGGAACCTGGCGCATCTGTTCGGCGGGTTGGCCGGCGTCGAGGTCGAGGTGATCCGCAACGACGATCCGCGGTTGGACGACGGCGTCACCGCGCGCTACGACGGCGTCGTGATCGGACCGGGCCCGGGGCGCCCGGCCGACGCGGGACGGACGCCGGCGATCGTGCGCGAGGCGGCGCGCGAGGCGCGTCCGCTGTTCGGCGTGTGCCTCGGACTGCAGGCGATCGGCGAAGCGTTCGGCGGACGAGTGGTGCACGCGCCGCGACAGATGCACGGCAAGGTCTCCGAGATCACCCATGACGGGCGCGGCGTGTTCGCCGGGCTGCCCTCGCCGTTCAGCGCGACGCGGTATCACTCGCTGGTCGTCGACCACGACGGCTTTCCGGCGGTCTTGCGCGCCAACGCCGTCAGCGAGGACGCCGTGATCCAGGGGCTCGAGCACCGCGAGCTGCCGATTGCGGCGGTGCAGTTCCACCCCGAATCGGTCCTGACGGTGCAGGGCCGCGCTCTAGCGGAGAACGTCGTGCGCACGATGCGCGCGCGCCAGCTCGCGTGA
- the trpB gene encoding tryptophan synthase subunit beta, translating into MTTNLQQLPDVRGYYGRFGGIFVPEVLVEALAQLERAMRDAFADADFWRTYEGLLHDYVGRPSPIYQAERLVDGPHAPIVFKREDTNHTGAHKINNTVGQALLAQRMGKRRLIAETGAGQHGVATATIGAKLGMQVDVYMGAVDVERQALNVYLMRLLGANVHPVESGTRTLKDATNEAFREWAARVEDTFYVIGSVVGAHPYPYLVREFQKVIGVEARAQMLERYGRLPTDVVACVGGGSNAMGIFHAFVGDAQVRLWGVEAAGHGVRSIDTAASLNAGSVGILHGSRSYVLQDDDGQVRDTHSISAGLDYPGVGPEHAWLKDAGRATYVAIDDADALAAFHHTARREGIVPALESAHAIAYAQRLAVERGPDGLVLVSLSGRGDKDVRTVAALEGEVAG; encoded by the coding sequence ATGACGACCAACCTGCAGCAGCTTCCCGACGTCCGCGGCTATTACGGCCGCTTCGGCGGAATCTTCGTCCCCGAAGTCCTGGTCGAGGCGCTCGCCCAGCTCGAGCGCGCGATGCGCGACGCCTTCGCCGACGCGGATTTCTGGCGGACCTACGAAGGGCTGCTGCACGACTACGTCGGCCGTCCTTCGCCGATCTACCAGGCCGAGCGGCTCGTCGACGGCCCCCACGCACCGATCGTCTTCAAGCGCGAGGACACCAACCACACCGGCGCGCACAAGATCAACAACACCGTGGGCCAAGCGCTGCTGGCGCAGCGGATGGGCAAGCGGCGCTTGATCGCCGAGACGGGCGCCGGCCAGCACGGCGTGGCCACCGCGACGATCGGCGCCAAGCTCGGGATGCAGGTCGACGTCTACATGGGTGCGGTCGACGTCGAGCGGCAGGCGCTCAACGTCTATCTCATGCGGCTGCTCGGTGCGAACGTGCACCCGGTCGAGAGCGGGACGCGCACGCTCAAGGATGCGACCAACGAGGCGTTCCGCGAGTGGGCGGCCCGGGTCGAGGACACCTTCTACGTCATCGGTTCGGTGGTCGGCGCGCACCCGTACCCGTACCTGGTGCGCGAGTTCCAAAAGGTGATCGGCGTCGAGGCGCGCGCGCAGATGCTCGAGCGCTACGGCCGGCTGCCGACCGACGTCGTCGCGTGCGTCGGCGGCGGCTCCAACGCGATGGGGATCTTTCACGCCTTCGTCGGCGACGCGCAGGTGCGTTTGTGGGGCGTCGAGGCCGCCGGGCACGGCGTGCGGTCGATCGACACCGCCGCCTCGCTCAACGCCGGCTCGGTCGGCATCCTGCACGGCTCGCGCAGCTACGTGCTGCAAGACGATGACGGTCAGGTGCGCGACACGCACTCGATCTCGGCGGGCCTGGACTATCCCGGCGTCGGTCCCGAGCACGCGTGGCTCAAGGACGCCGGCCGCGCCACCTACGTCGCGATCGACGACGCCGACGCGCTGGCGGCCTTTCACCACACCGCGCGGCGCGAGGGGATCGTCCCGGCGCTCGAGTCGGCGCACGCGATCGCCTACGCGCAGCGCCTGGCGGTCGAGCGCGGGCCGGACGGGCTGGTGCTGGTGAGCCTGAGCGGCCGCGGCGACAAGGACGTGCGCACCGTCGCCGCGCTCGAGGGCGAGGTGGCCGGGTGA
- a CDS encoding amino acid ABC transporter substrate-binding protein, with amino-acid sequence MILRPTAALGVLALAATVLVPGLSARADTDTIVFGSPISLTGALTKEGHLTQEGYEFWKTYVNAHGGIKVGNKSYKVDIKYYDDESKNDTSAQLAERLIDQDHVNFLLGPYGSGTSFTVAGIAERKKIPMVEGNGAAERIFNQGFKYTFGVLSPARRYLEGVLEMAVHQKPAAKSVAITSASDAFSQEVAQGAATWAQAHGMKVVYDNKYPDTATDVSSVISALKGTNPDLIVNAGHVQDALLVQKGLKDQNVMAGGYGYTVGPDTPDFANSLGKDANDVFGAAQWSDAVKYKGEPGFYRTAQEYAKAFEAAYHHRADYHNAESTAACLAFQYAIERAGSLDPDKVRDALAKLDVVTFYGILKFDSRGLNVYKPMVVNQIQNGKLVTVWPAGLAEAKVIWPAPPWGKR; translated from the coding sequence ATGATTCTTCGTCCTACCGCGGCCCTTGGCGTGCTCGCGCTGGCAGCGACGGTGCTCGTGCCCGGTCTCTCGGCCCGGGCCGATACGGACACGATCGTGTTCGGCTCGCCGATCTCGCTGACCGGTGCCTTGACCAAGGAAGGTCACCTCACGCAAGAGGGCTACGAGTTCTGGAAGACCTACGTCAACGCGCACGGCGGCATCAAGGTCGGCAACAAGTCGTATAAGGTCGACATCAAGTACTACGACGACGAGTCGAAGAACGACACGTCGGCGCAGTTGGCGGAGCGCCTGATCGACCAGGACCACGTCAACTTCTTGCTCGGGCCGTACGGTTCGGGGACGAGCTTCACGGTGGCGGGGATCGCCGAGCGCAAGAAGATCCCGATGGTCGAAGGCAACGGCGCGGCCGAGCGGATCTTCAACCAAGGCTTCAAGTACACGTTCGGCGTGCTCTCGCCGGCGCGCCGCTACCTCGAAGGCGTGCTCGAGATGGCCGTGCACCAAAAGCCGGCCGCCAAGAGCGTCGCGATCACCTCGGCCAGCGACGCCTTCTCGCAGGAGGTCGCGCAAGGCGCGGCCACCTGGGCGCAAGCGCACGGGATGAAGGTCGTCTACGACAACAAGTATCCCGACACCGCGACGGACGTCTCGTCGGTCATCTCCGCGCTCAAGGGGACCAACCCCGACCTGATCGTCAACGCCGGTCACGTGCAGGACGCGCTGCTGGTGCAGAAGGGTCTCAAGGATCAGAACGTGATGGCCGGCGGTTACGGCTACACGGTCGGACCCGACACCCCGGACTTCGCGAACTCGCTGGGCAAGGACGCCAACGACGTCTTCGGCGCCGCGCAGTGGTCGGACGCGGTGAAGTACAAGGGCGAGCCGGGCTTCTACCGCACCGCGCAAGAGTATGCCAAGGCGTTCGAAGCGGCGTATCACCACCGCGCGGACTATCACAACGCGGAGTCGACCGCGGCGTGCCTGGCCTTCCAGTATGCGATCGAGCGCGCCGGTTCGCTGGACCCCGACAAGGTGCGTGACGCGCTGGCGAAGCTCGACGTGGTGACGTTCTACGGCATCCTCAAGTTCGACAGCCGCGGCCTGAACGTGTACAAGCCGATGGTCGTCAATCAGATTCAGAACGGCAAGCTCGTCACCGTTTGGCCGGCGGGCTTGGCCGAAGCGAAGGTCATCTGGCCGGCACCCCCTTGGGGCAAGCGCTAA
- the trpC gene encoding indole-3-glycerol phosphate synthase TrpC: MTDMLEKLYAAKEVARAADEAREPMGILRERAQNRLRERRPFRAALASASGPAIIAEIKRASPSVGIIVPKLDPAQIARTYAQAGADAISVLTEADHFLGDLSYLDVARDAAPLPILRKDFLSTRYDVAQSAAYGADAFLAIVAGLSDEVLHELFDEAKRWDLDVLVEVHTDAELARALAAGATLLGINNRNLRTFETDLAVTEELLPLVPRGTVVISESGVRSQKDVRRLVEHGARGVLVGESLMRAEDKADAIRALKGAAVPA, encoded by the coding sequence ATGACCGACATGCTGGAGAAGCTCTACGCCGCCAAGGAGGTCGCGCGCGCGGCCGACGAGGCCCGCGAGCCGATGGGCATCCTGCGCGAGCGCGCGCAGAACCGCCTGCGCGAGCGGCGTCCGTTCCGCGCCGCCTTGGCGAGCGCGAGCGGTCCGGCCATCATCGCCGAGATCAAGCGCGCCTCGCCGTCGGTCGGGATCATCGTGCCCAAGCTGGACCCGGCGCAGATCGCGCGCACCTACGCGCAGGCCGGCGCCGACGCGATCAGCGTGCTGACCGAGGCGGACCACTTCTTGGGCGACTTGAGCTACCTCGACGTGGCCCGCGACGCGGCGCCGCTGCCGATCCTGCGCAAGGACTTTCTCTCCACCCGCTACGACGTCGCGCAGTCGGCGGCGTACGGTGCCGACGCGTTCTTGGCGATCGTGGCCGGGCTGAGCGACGAGGTGCTCCACGAGCTGTTCGACGAGGCCAAGCGCTGGGATCTCGACGTGCTGGTCGAGGTGCACACCGACGCCGAGCTGGCGCGGGCGCTGGCCGCCGGTGCGACGCTGCTCGGGATCAACAACCGCAACCTGCGCACCTTCGAGACCGACCTGGCCGTCACCGAGGAGCTGCTGCCGCTGGTGCCGCGCGGCACCGTCGTCATCAGCGAGAGCGGCGTGCGCTCGCAGAAGGACGTACGCCGTCTGGTCGAGCACGGCGCGCGCGGCGTGCTGGTCGGCGAGTCGCTGATGCGCGCCGAGGACAAAGCCGACGCCATCCGTGCCCTCAAGGGAGCGGCGGTCCCGGCCTGA
- the trpA gene encoding tryptophan synthase subunit alpha, which produces MIVSEGIEAVFARARAERRAALIPYVVAGDPDRETTLAVLEALTAAGADLIELGIPYGDPLADGPTIAAAGQRALDGGTRMADVLALATRARERGCAPIVFFTYVNPVDRYGPERFARDAAATGAVGAIVPDVSLEELDAFAPPLRAAGLAIPLLVAPTTPPARAERIAAASSGFVYLVSRLGVTGARREPDTGWLAGALARLRGVTSLPLAVGFGISTPAHAAAVGALADGVIVGSGLIDAYAGTRGEEAAQRAGAYVAALRAALPTRG; this is translated from the coding sequence GTGATCGTCAGCGAGGGGATCGAGGCCGTCTTCGCGCGCGCGCGCGCCGAGCGGCGCGCGGCACTCATCCCGTACGTCGTGGCCGGCGATCCGGACCGCGAGACGACGCTGGCGGTGCTCGAAGCGCTGACGGCCGCCGGTGCCGACCTGATCGAGCTGGGCATCCCGTACGGGGACCCGTTGGCCGACGGGCCGACGATCGCGGCCGCCGGGCAGCGCGCGCTCGACGGCGGGACGCGCATGGCCGACGTGCTCGCGCTGGCAACGCGAGCGCGTGAGCGCGGCTGCGCTCCCATCGTTTTCTTCACCTATGTGAACCCCGTCGACCGCTACGGCCCGGAGCGCTTCGCGCGCGATGCCGCCGCGACCGGCGCGGTCGGCGCGATCGTCCCGGACGTCTCGCTCGAGGAGCTCGACGCGTTCGCGCCGCCGTTGCGTGCGGCCGGCCTCGCCATCCCGCTCTTGGTCGCGCCGACGACCCCGCCGGCGCGCGCGGAACGCATCGCCGCCGCGTCGAGCGGCTTCGTCTACCTCGTCTCGCGGCTGGGCGTCACCGGCGCGCGCCGCGAACCCGACACCGGCTGGCTGGCCGGAGCGCTGGCACGCTTGCGCGGGGTGACCTCGCTTCCGTTGGCGGTCGGCTTCGGCATCTCGACGCCGGCGCACGCCGCGGCGGTCGGCGCGCTGGCCGACGGCGTCATCGTCGGCAGCGGCCTGATCGACGCGTACGCCGGAACGCGCGGCGAGGAGGCCGCGCAGCGCGCCGGCGCGTACGTCGCGGCCTTGCGCGCCGCGTTGCCGACGCGCGGGTAG